Proteins from a single region of Streptococcus oralis:
- the yfmF gene encoding EF-P 5-aminopentanol modification-associated protein YfmF, with product MELVPGISAHFVQSKKFKTNKITIRFTAPLSLETIAGRMLSASMLETANQVYPTSQAFRRYLASLYGTDISTSAYRRGQAHILDLTFTYVRDDFLSKKNVLTSRILELVKQTLFSPLVQDGAFEPALFEIERKQLLASLATDMDDSFYFAYKELDSLFFHDERLQLRYSDLRNSISNESPESSYTCFQDTLKNDRIDFFFLGDFNEVEIAESLKSLPFTARENGVTIQYHQSYSNVLREGMVQRNVGQSILELGYHSPVKYGDDEHLPMLVMNGLLGEFAHSKLFTNVRENAGIAYTVSSQLDLFSGLLRMYAGIDRENRNQARKMMNHQLLDLKKGNFTDFELEQTKEMIRRSLLMAQDNQQTLFERVYLNALLGKSSFDIDRLVAKLENVDKEAVCKVANGLKLQAIYFMEGVE from the coding sequence ATGGAATTAGTGCCTGGAATTTCAGCACATTTTGTTCAATCCAAAAAGTTTAAAACAAATAAAATCACTATTCGTTTTACTGCTCCCTTATCTCTTGAGACGATAGCAGGACGCATGTTAAGTGCAAGTATGTTGGAGACGGCAAATCAAGTTTACCCAACATCACAAGCATTTCGCAGATACTTGGCAAGTTTATATGGAACAGATATTTCCACAAGTGCTTATCGTAGAGGACAGGCACATATTCTTGACTTAACGTTTACCTATGTGAGGGATGATTTTTTAAGTAAAAAGAATGTCTTGACTTCTCGAATTTTGGAATTAGTAAAACAGACTTTATTTTCCCCCTTAGTTCAAGATGGTGCTTTTGAGCCAGCCTTGTTTGAAATTGAAAGAAAACAGTTATTGGCTAGTTTAGCTACTGATATGGATGATTCATTTTATTTTGCTTATAAGGAGTTGGATAGCTTGTTCTTCCATGATGAGCGTCTTCAATTGAGATACAGTGATTTACGAAATAGCATTTCAAATGAGTCTCCAGAAAGTAGCTACACTTGCTTTCAAGATACTCTGAAGAATGATCGTATTGATTTCTTTTTCTTAGGTGATTTTAATGAAGTAGAAATTGCAGAATCGCTGAAGTCATTACCCTTTACAGCTAGAGAGAATGGCGTCACTATCCAGTACCATCAATCTTATTCAAATGTCCTACGAGAGGGAATGGTTCAGAGGAATGTTGGGCAATCTATTTTGGAATTAGGCTATCATTCTCCTGTAAAATATGGTGATGATGAACATTTGCCCATGCTTGTTATGAATGGTTTGTTGGGTGAATTTGCACATTCGAAACTTTTTACAAACGTTCGTGAAAATGCTGGAATAGCCTACACAGTCTCTAGTCAATTGGATTTGTTTAGTGGTCTGTTAAGGATGTATGCGGGGATTGATAGAGAAAATCGAAATCAGGCTAGAAAAATGATGAATCATCAATTGCTAGATTTGAAAAAGGGTAACTTTACAGATTTTGAACTTGAACAAACCAAGGAGATGATTCGACGATCTTTGTTGATGGCTCAAGATAATCAACAGACCCTATTTGAAAGAGTCTATTTGAATGCTCTATTGGGGAAATCAAGCTTTGACATTGATCGATTGGTGGCAAAATTAGAGAATGTTGATAAAGAAGCTGTATGTAAAGTTGCCAATGGTTTGAAGTTACAAGCGATTTACTTTATGGAAGGAGTAGAATGA
- the yfmH gene encoding EF-P 5-aminopentanol modification-associated protein YfmH, with protein MTKVTFEEKYYPAVKETVYKAQLSNLLTVSLLPKQDFNEVYGIVTVQFGSVDATYTSLDKGLRHHPAGIAHFLEHKLFERENSEDIMAAFTRLGADSNAFTSFTKTSYLFSTIDHLLENLDLLDELVGDVHFTEESVLREQAIIQQEREMYQDDPDSRLFFATLANLYPDTPLATDIVGSEKSIAEIQVSNLKENFTDFYKPVNMSLFLVGNIDVEVVEEYFSKKEKEVSNQFMVSKEQLLLQPVKQTDSFRMEVSSPKLAVAIRGNGQITEAESYRYNILLKLLFTMMFGWTSDRFQRLYETGKLDASLSLEVEVNSRFHFVILTMDTKEPVSLSHQFRKAIRQFSSDADITEEHLDLVKSEMFGEFFSSMNSLEFIATQYDPMDCGETIFDFPKILQEITLEDVLEAGHRLIDNGDLVDFTIFPA; from the coding sequence ATGACAAAGGTTACTTTTGAAGAAAAATACTATCCTGCTGTAAAGGAAACAGTCTACAAAGCACAATTATCAAATTTATTGACAGTTTCTTTACTCCCTAAACAAGATTTCAATGAGGTTTATGGGATTGTAACGGTTCAATTTGGTTCTGTAGATGCAACTTATACAAGCCTGGACAAAGGTTTACGTCATCATCCAGCAGGAATTGCACATTTTCTTGAACATAAATTGTTTGAAAGAGAAAATTCTGAGGATATAATGGCTGCGTTTACTCGATTAGGTGCGGACAGTAATGCCTTTACAAGCTTTACTAAGACCAGCTATCTTTTTTCAACAATTGACCATCTATTAGAGAATTTAGATTTGCTAGATGAGTTAGTCGGAGATGTTCATTTTACAGAAGAGTCTGTTTTGAGGGAACAGGCTATTATCCAGCAAGAACGAGAAATGTACCAAGATGATCCAGACTCACGTTTGTTTTTTGCAACATTAGCCAACCTTTATCCTGATACTCCTTTAGCAACAGATATTGTTGGAAGTGAAAAATCAATTGCTGAGATTCAAGTTTCAAATTTAAAAGAGAACTTTACAGACTTTTACAAACCTGTCAACATGTCACTGTTTTTAGTTGGAAATATTGATGTGGAAGTTGTTGAGGAATACTTTTCGAAAAAGGAAAAGGAAGTTTCAAACCAGTTTATGGTTTCAAAAGAGCAACTCCTTTTGCAGCCTGTGAAGCAAACAGATAGTTTTCGGATGGAAGTTTCTTCACCCAAACTTGCTGTTGCGATTAGAGGTAATGGGCAAATAACAGAAGCTGAGTCTTATCGTTACAATATTTTATTGAAATTACTATTTACGATGATGTTTGGTTGGACTTCTGATCGTTTTCAAAGGTTATATGAGACTGGGAAGTTAGATGCGTCATTGTCACTTGAGGTTGAAGTCAACAGTCGCTTTCATTTTGTGATATTGACAATGGACACCAAAGAGCCTGTTTCTCTGTCGCATCAATTTCGTAAAGCGATTCGTCAGTTTAGTAGTGATGCGGATATTACCGAGGAACATTTAGATCTTGTTAAGAGTGAGATGTTTGGGGAGTTTTTCAGCAGTATGAACTCCCTGGAGTTTATTGCAACTCAATACGATCCGATGGATTGCGGAGAAACAATTTTTGATTTTCCGAAAATTTTACAGGAAATTACTTTGGAGGATGTTCTAGAAGCTGGACATCGTTTGATTGATAATGGTGATCTAGTTGATTTTACAATCTTTCCAGCTTAA
- the rodZ gene encoding cytoskeleton protein RodZ: MRKKTIGEVLRLARINQGLSLEELQEKTEIQLHFLEAMEADDFDLLPSTFYARSFLRKYAWAVELDEGIVLDAYDSGSMITYEEVDVDEEDLSGRRRSNKKKTSYLPLFYFVLFALSILIFVTYYVWNYIQTQPSPSSANYSVVNSTSSTTSSSSSSSSQTSSSSSTTESTITVSGEGNRIEARYKTSKETATVQLAVSDTTSWVSVSGSELEGGVTLSADNKNAKTTVSTMNPVTITLGVVKGVTVTVDNQTIDTSKLTTQTGTVTLTFTTD; this comes from the coding sequence ATGAGAAAAAAAACAATTGGCGAGGTTCTGCGTTTAGCTAGAATTAACCAGGGGTTGAGTTTAGAAGAATTGCAGGAAAAAACTGAAATTCAGTTGCATTTTCTAGAAGCCATGGAGGCGGATGATTTCGATTTACTTCCTAGTACCTTCTACGCTCGTTCTTTTTTAAGAAAATATGCCTGGGCAGTAGAGTTGGATGAAGGAATTGTTTTGGATGCCTACGATTCAGGCAGTATGATTACCTACGAAGAGGTAGATGTCGATGAAGAAGACTTGTCTGGTCGCAGACGATCAAATAAGAAAAAAACGTCTTATCTCCCTTTATTTTATTTTGTGCTATTTGCTTTATCAATTTTAATTTTTGTGACTTACTATGTTTGGAATTACATCCAAACTCAGCCAAGTCCTTCTTCTGCTAATTATAGTGTTGTGAACTCGACTAGTTCAACAACCTCATCTAGTTCATCTTCTAGTAGTCAGACGTCTAGCTCGTCTTCTACTACGGAATCAACTATTACAGTATCAGGTGAAGGAAACCGCATTGAAGCTCGGTATAAAACGAGTAAGGAAACTGCTACTGTTCAACTAGCAGTTTCAGATACAACTAGTTGGGTTAGTGTTTCAGGAAGTGAGCTGGAGGGTGGTGTGACACTATCCGCAGACAATAAGAATGCAAAAACAACAGTTTCAACTATGAATCCCGTTACTATTACTTTAGGTGTAGTGAAGGGAGTTACTGTGACTGTGGACAATCAAACGATTGATACTTCGAAGCTGACAACTCAGACTGGAACTGTAACACTTACATTTACTACAGATTAA
- the pgsA gene encoding CDP-diacylglycerol--glycerol-3-phosphate 3-phosphatidyltransferase, producing the protein MKKEQIPNVLTIGRILFIPLFILILTLGHSQGSHLLAAIIFAVASITDYLDGYLARKWNVVSNFGKFADPMADKLLVMSAFIMLIELGMAPAWVVAIIICRELAVTGLRLLLIETGGTVLAAAMPGKIKTFSQMFAIIFLLLHWNLIGQLLLYIALFFTIYSGYDYFKGSAHLFKGTFGSK; encoded by the coding sequence ATGAAAAAAGAACAAATTCCTAATGTATTAACTATTGGTAGAATTCTCTTTATACCTCTCTTTATTCTTATTTTGACTTTGGGCCATTCACAAGGAAGTCATTTGCTGGCAGCGATCATCTTTGCAGTTGCTAGTATAACGGATTATCTTGATGGCTACCTTGCTCGTAAATGGAATGTAGTCAGCAACTTTGGAAAGTTTGCTGATCCGATGGCCGATAAGCTGTTGGTTATGTCAGCTTTTATCATGTTGATTGAGTTAGGTATGGCTCCAGCTTGGGTTGTTGCTATTATCATCTGTCGTGAACTTGCGGTGACAGGCTTGCGTTTGTTGCTTATTGAGACGGGAGGGACAGTTCTAGCAGCAGCGATGCCTGGGAAAATCAAGACCTTTAGTCAAATGTTTGCCATTATCTTTTTGCTCTTACATTGGAATTTAATTGGTCAGCTGTTGCTTTATATAGCTTTGTTTTTCACTATCTACTCTGGCTATGATTATTTCAAGGGTAGCGCTCATCTATTCAAAGGGACATTTGGTTCGAAATGA
- a CDS encoding energy-coupling factor ABC transporter ATP-binding protein — MKSIIEVKDLSFRYKEYQDQYDVNNVSFHVKRGEWLSIVGHNGSGKSTTIRLIDGLLEAESGEIWIDGQLLSSENVWDLRRQIGMVFQNPDNQFVGATVEDDVAFGLENQGLPREEMKKRVAESLGLVGMLDFKKREPARLSGGQKQRVAIAGVVALRPAILILDEATSMLDPEGRRELIQTVQEIRKDHQMTVVSITHDLEEVAMSDRVLVMKKGQVESTSSPRELFSRDDLDQIGLDEPFTNQLRESLRETGYQLPDGYLTEGELEDKLWELL, encoded by the coding sequence ATGAAATCGATTATTGAAGTAAAAGATCTGTCTTTTCGTTACAAGGAATATCAGGATCAATATGATGTTAATAATGTCTCGTTTCACGTGAAACGGGGAGAATGGCTTTCGATTGTAGGTCATAATGGGAGTGGAAAATCGACAACTATCCGTTTGATTGATGGCTTGCTTGAAGCAGAGTCTGGGGAAATCTGGATTGATGGGCAATTGCTGTCCTCTGAGAATGTTTGGGACTTACGCCGTCAAATTGGTATGGTTTTTCAAAATCCAGATAACCAATTTGTGGGGGCAACTGTTGAAGATGATGTCGCCTTTGGATTAGAAAATCAGGGACTTCCTCGTGAAGAAATGAAGAAGAGAGTGGCTGAATCTTTGGGGTTGGTAGGTATGCTGGACTTTAAGAAGAGAGAACCAGCTCGTTTATCTGGTGGACAAAAACAGCGGGTGGCTATTGCGGGAGTTGTTGCCTTGAGGCCAGCTATTTTGATTTTGGACGAGGCTACAAGTATGTTGGATCCTGAGGGACGCAGAGAACTGATTCAGACAGTTCAAGAGATTCGAAAAGACCACCAGATGACAGTCGTCTCCATTACACATGATTTAGAGGAAGTTGCGATGAGTGACCGTGTCTTGGTCATGAAAAAAGGCCAAGTGGAGTCAACTAGCAGCCCCAGAGAACTTTTTTCTCGGGATGACCTTGACCAGATAGGGTTAGATGAGCCTTTTACTAATCAATTGAGAGAATCTTTGAGAGAGACTGGTTATCAGTTGCCAGATGGCTATTTGACAGAAGGAGAGCTAGAGGACAAGTTATGGGAATTACTCTAG
- a CDS encoding energy-coupling factor transporter ATPase gives MGITLENVSFTYQEGTPLSSSALTDVSLTIEDGSYTALVGHTGSGKSTILQLLNGLLVPSKGSVRVFDTVITPTSTNKEIRQIRKQVGLVFQFAENQIFEETVLKDVAFGPQNFGVSEEEAKKIAREKLALVGIDESLFERSPFELSGGQMRRVAIAGMLAMEPTVLVLDEPTAGLDPLGRKELMTLFKELHLSGMTIVLVTHLMDDVAAYADQVYVMEKGRLVKSGKPCEVFQDVASMEKVQLGVPKITAFCKRLADRGVAFKKLPIKIEEFKESLNG, from the coding sequence ATGGGAATTACTCTAGAAAATGTGAGCTTTACCTATCAAGAGGGGACTCCCCTATCTTCATCAGCCTTGACTGATGTTTCTTTGACGATTGAGGATGGCTCCTATACAGCTTTAGTAGGGCACACAGGTAGTGGGAAATCAACGATTTTACAGCTTTTAAATGGCCTATTGGTACCAAGTAAGGGTTCTGTTCGAGTTTTCGATACCGTCATTACTCCTACATCAACCAATAAAGAAATTCGCCAGATTCGAAAGCAGGTTGGTCTAGTGTTTCAATTTGCTGAAAATCAGATTTTCGAAGAGACTGTTTTGAAAGATGTTGCATTTGGACCGCAAAATTTTGGAGTTTCTGAGGAAGAGGCCAAGAAAATTGCGCGTGAAAAGTTAGCCTTGGTAGGCATCGATGAGTCACTCTTTGAGCGCAGTCCTTTTGAACTTTCTGGTGGTCAAATGAGACGTGTGGCTATAGCAGGTATGCTAGCGATGGAGCCAACTGTCTTAGTTTTAGATGAGCCGACAGCAGGACTTGATCCTTTGGGCAGAAAAGAATTGATGACTTTGTTTAAAGAACTCCACCTTTCTGGAATGACAATCGTTCTGGTAACGCATTTGATGGATGATGTAGCTGCATATGCTGATCAGGTCTATGTTATGGAAAAGGGGCGTTTGGTCAAAAGTGGCAAACCGTGCGAAGTTTTCCAAGATGTAGCCTCTATGGAAAAAGTACAGTTAGGTGTGCCTAAAATCACAGCCTTTTGTAAACGTTTGGCAGATAGAGGTGTAGCTTTTAAAAAACTGCCAATCAAGATAGAGGAGTTTAAGGAGTCGCTAAATGGATAG
- a CDS encoding energy-coupling factor transporter transmembrane component T family protein: MDSMILGRYIPGDSIIHRLDPRSKLLAMILLILIVFWANNPLTNLILFVATGIFIALSGVSLSFFIQGLKSMFFLIAFTTLFQLFFISSGNVLFEFSFIRITDYALQQAGIIFCRFVLIIFFSTLLTLTTMPLSLAAAVEALLAPLKRVKVPVHEIGLMLSMSLRFVPTLMDDTTRIMNAQKARGVDFGEGSIVQKVKAMIPILIPLFATSLKRADSLAIAMEARGYQGGKGRSQYRQLRWSQKDTLAILVILVLGCFLFFLKS, from the coding sequence ATGGATAGTATGATTTTAGGGCGTTATATACCGGGGGATTCCATCATTCATCGCTTGGATCCACGTAGTAAATTGCTTGCTATGATCTTGCTGATTTTGATTGTATTTTGGGCCAATAATCCTCTCACCAATCTCATTCTGTTTGTAGCGACAGGTATATTTATCGCTTTGTCAGGCGTTTCCCTCTCATTTTTCATTCAGGGATTAAAGTCCATGTTCTTCCTGATTGCTTTTACGACTCTATTTCAACTTTTTTTCATTTCAAGTGGAAATGTCTTATTTGAGTTTTCTTTTATAAGAATAACGGATTATGCTTTGCAACAAGCAGGAATTATTTTCTGTCGTTTTGTGTTGATTATTTTCTTTTCAACTTTGCTAACCTTAACGACCATGCCTTTGAGTCTGGCAGCTGCAGTTGAAGCTCTTTTAGCACCGCTGAAACGCGTGAAAGTTCCCGTTCATGAAATTGGTCTGATGTTATCAATGAGTTTGCGTTTTGTTCCAACATTGATGGATGACACAACGCGAATTATGAATGCTCAAAAAGCCCGTGGAGTTGACTTTGGCGAAGGTAGCATCGTTCAAAAAGTAAAAGCTATGATTCCGATTTTAATTCCTCTTTTTGCGACGAGCTTAAAGCGTGCAGATTCATTGGCAATAGCCATGGAAGCACGTGGTTATCAGGGAGGAAAGGGTAGAAGTCAGTATAGACAGTTGAGATGGAGTCAAAAGGATACACTGGCAATTCTTGTGATTTTGGTACTGGGATGTTTCTTATTTTTCTTAAAATCTTAG
- the mreC gene encoding rod shape-determining protein MreC, whose translation MNRFKKSKYIIIVFVTVLAVSVLLVTTYSSAIVTKLGDGISLVDRIVQKPFQWFDTFKSDLGHLTQTYNENESLKKQLYQLEVESNQSESLKNENEQLRQLLDMKSKLQATKTIAADVIMRAPVSWKQELTIDAGSSKGASENMLAIANGGLIGSVSKVEDHSTTINLLTNTENSDKISVKILHGSTEIYGIIVGYDKESELLKISQLNSNSDISAGDKVTTGGLGNFNVKDIPVGEVVATTHSSDYLTKEVTVKLSADTKNLHVVELVGN comes from the coding sequence ATGAACCGTTTTAAAAAATCAAAATATATAATCATCGTTTTTGTCACAGTTCTGGCAGTTTCTGTTCTATTAGTGACAACCTATTCAAGCGCTATTGTGACGAAACTAGGAGATGGGATTTCCTTAGTAGATAGAATTGTTCAAAAACCCTTTCAGTGGTTTGATACTTTCAAATCGGATTTGGGGCATTTGACGCAGACCTACAATGAAAACGAAAGTCTAAAGAAACAGCTCTATCAACTAGAGGTGGAGTCTAATCAATCAGAAAGTTTAAAAAATGAAAATGAACAATTACGTCAGTTGCTGGATATGAAGTCAAAATTGCAGGCTACAAAAACCATTGCAGCAGATGTGATTATGCGAGCTCCAGTATCTTGGAAACAAGAGTTAACAATTGATGCGGGAAGTTCAAAAGGAGCTTCTGAAAATATGTTGGCCATTGCAAACGGGGGTTTGATTGGTAGTGTTTCAAAGGTGGAGGATCATTCAACAACGATTAACCTATTGACAAACACCGAAAATTCAGACAAAATTTCCGTTAAAATCCTGCATGGTTCTACTGAAATTTACGGAATAATTGTTGGTTATGACAAGGAGTCAGAACTGCTTAAAATTAGCCAATTAAATAGTAACAGTGACATTAGCGCAGGAGACAAGGTGACTACAGGGGGGCTCGGAAACTTTAATGTTAAGGATATTCCTGTTGGAGAGGTTGTTGCTACAACACACAGCAGTGATTATCTAACAAAGGAAGTAACAGTAAAGTTAAGTGCTGACACCAAAAATCTTCATGTGGTTGAGTTAGTGGGGAATTAG
- the mreD gene encoding rod shape-determining protein MreD, whose translation MRLLKQIGIFFLLPFVVLIDAHIGQLAGSFFPHFHLVSHFLFLFLLFETIEVSEYLYLAYCGIVGLVYDIYFFHLIGIATLLFILIGASLHKFNSVILLNRWTRMLTIVVMSFLFDMGSYLLALAMGLTVESMPVFIVYSLVPSMILNFLWMLIFQYIFEKCYL comes from the coding sequence ATGAGACTGTTAAAACAAATTGGTATTTTCTTTTTACTCCCTTTTGTTGTATTAATTGATGCACATATTGGACAATTAGCGGGATCCTTCTTCCCTCACTTTCATTTAGTAAGTCATTTTCTGTTTTTATTTCTCTTGTTTGAGACAATTGAGGTTTCAGAATATCTCTATCTAGCTTATTGCGGTATAGTGGGTTTAGTGTACGATATCTATTTTTTCCACTTGATAGGAATTGCAACACTTCTATTTATCTTGATAGGAGCTTCGCTCCATAAATTTAATAGTGTAATTTTGCTAAACCGTTGGACAAGAATGTTAACAATAGTTGTGATGAGTTTCCTATTTGATATGGGGAGTTATCTCCTTGCCCTTGCTATGGGATTGACAGTAGAATCGATGCCAGTTTTTATTGTCTACAGCCTTGTCCCATCAATGATTTTAAACTTTTTATGGATGCTTATTTTCCAATATATTTTTGAAAAATGTTATCTATAA
- the pcsB gene encoding peptidoglycan hydrolase PcsB, protein MKKKILASLLLSTVLVSQAAVLTTVHAETTDEKIAAQDSKISNLTSQQKEAQKQVDEIQTQVTAIQTQQTNLEAENETLQAESKKLEGEITELSKNIVARNESLEKQARSAQTNGAATSYINTIVNSKSITEAISRVAAMSEIVSANNKMLEQQKADKKSIAEKQVANNEAINTVIANQQTLADDAQALTTKQAELKVAELNLAAEKATAESDKATLLEQKAAAEAEAKAAAEAEAAYKARQTSQQQSVVASGNTTLSDQVQATSSSSSDDDSSYTPAPAPTPTRQRPTYSTNASSYPTGECTWGAKTLAPWAGDYWGNGAQWATSAAAAGFRTGSTPQVGAIACWNDGGYGHVAVVTAVSSSTSIQVSESNYGGDRTIGNKRGWFNPTTTSEGYVTYIYPN, encoded by the coding sequence ATGAAGAAAAAAATCTTAGCGTCACTTTTATTAAGTACAGTATTAGTGTCTCAAGCGGCAGTATTGACAACTGTCCACGCTGAAACAACTGATGAAAAGATTGCTGCTCAAGATAGTAAGATTAGTAATTTGACATCTCAACAAAAAGAAGCTCAAAAACAAGTAGATGAAATCCAAACGCAAGTTACAGCTATCCAAACTCAACAAACGAACTTGGAAGCTGAGAATGAAACTCTACAAGCTGAATCTAAAAAACTTGAAGGAGAAATTACAGAGCTCTCTAAGAACATTGTTGCTCGTAATGAATCTTTGGAAAAACAAGCACGTAGCGCACAAACTAACGGTGCAGCAACTAGCTACATCAATACAATTGTAAACTCAAAATCAATTACGGAAGCTATTTCACGTGTTGCAGCCATGAGCGAGATCGTATCAGCTAACAACAAAATGTTGGAACAACAGAAAGCTGATAAGAAATCTATCGCTGAAAAACAGGTTGCAAATAATGAAGCAATCAACACTGTAATTGCGAACCAACAAACGCTTGCTGACGATGCACAAGCATTGACGACAAAACAAGCAGAGTTGAAAGTTGCTGAGTTAAACCTTGCAGCAGAGAAAGCTACTGCAGAAAGCGACAAAGCTACTTTGTTGGAACAAAAAGCAGCAGCAGAGGCAGAAGCAAAAGCAGCAGCTGAAGCAGAAGCGGCTTATAAAGCACGTCAAACAAGCCAACAACAATCAGTTGTTGCTTCTGGAAATACAACACTTTCAGATCAAGTGCAAGCAACTTCAAGCTCTTCATCAGATGATGATTCAAGCTACACTCCGGCACCTGCACCAACTCCAACAAGACAGCGTCCAACATACAGTACAAATGCTTCAAGTTATCCAACTGGAGAATGTACTTGGGGAGCTAAAACATTAGCACCTTGGGCTGGAGATTACTGGGGTAACGGAGCGCAGTGGGCTACAAGTGCAGCAGCTGCAGGATTCCGTACTGGATCAACTCCACAAGTTGGTGCGATTGCATGTTGGAATGACGGTGGATATGGACACGTAGCGGTTGTTACAGCGGTTTCATCATCAACTAGCATTCAAGTATCAGAATCAAACTATGGTGGAGATCGTACAATCGGTAACAAGCGTGGATGGTTCAACCCAACTACAACTTCTGAAGGTTACGTAACATATATCTATCCAAACTAA
- the rpsB gene encoding 30S ribosomal protein S2, giving the protein MAVISMKQLLEAGVHFGHQTRRWNPKMAKYIFTERNGIHVIDLQQTVKYADQAYDFMRDAAANDAVVLFVGTKKQAADAVKEEAERSGQYYINHRWLGGTLTNWGTIQKRIARLKEIKRMEEEGIFDVLPKKEVALLNKQRARLEKFLGGIEDMPRIPDVMYVVDPHKEQIAVKEAKKLGIPVVAMVDTNTDPDDIDVIIPANDDAIRAVKLITAKLADAIIEGRQGEDATAVEAEFAASEAQADSIEEIVEVVEGDNA; this is encoded by the coding sequence ATGGCAGTAATTTCAATGAAACAACTTCTTGAGGCTGGTGTACACTTTGGTCACCAAACTCGTCGCTGGAACCCTAAGATGGCTAAGTACATCTTCACTGAGCGTAACGGAATCCACGTTATCGACTTGCAACAAACTGTAAAATACGCTGACCAAGCATACGACTTTATGCGTGATGCAGCAGCTAACGATGCAGTTGTATTGTTTGTTGGTACTAAAAAACAAGCTGCTGACGCTGTTAAAGAAGAAGCAGAACGTTCAGGTCAATACTACATCAACCACCGTTGGTTGGGTGGAACTCTTACTAACTGGGGAACTATCCAAAAACGTATTGCTCGTTTGAAAGAAATCAAACGTATGGAAGAAGAAGGAATCTTCGACGTTCTTCCTAAGAAAGAAGTTGCACTTCTTAACAAACAACGTGCACGTCTTGAAAAATTCTTGGGTGGTATCGAAGACATGCCTCGTATCCCTGATGTAATGTACGTAGTTGACCCACATAAAGAACAAATCGCTGTTAAAGAAGCTAAAAAATTGGGTATCCCAGTTGTAGCGATGGTTGACACAAACACTGATCCAGACGATATCGATGTAATCATCCCAGCTAACGATGACGCTATCCGCGCTGTTAAATTGATCACAGCTAAATTGGCTGACGCTATCATCGAAGGACGTCAAGGTGAGGACGCAACAGCAGTTGAAGCTGAATTTGCAGCTTCAGAAGCTCAAGCTGACTCAATCGAAGAAATCGTTGAAGTTGTAGAAGGCGACAACGCTTAA